The DNA window TCCTCCTTTTCAGTATAAATATTCTCAAACAGTTACGTCCGATTTTACAGGGTAGCTGACAACCCACCCATGGCCTTGGCTATATGCGGAAAGGTATTTTGAAGGCAAGGCCTTGCCGCAGCCGTTAATTAAATCGCTGGCTGCGGCAAGGCCTGATTGAGGTTAAAACAGCATCGAAGGACACAGGCTTGGCGCTCTGATGGTTGTCTACCCGCCTAGGTAGGCCCGCTGCACTTCCTCTTGGGCCGCGAGATCACTAGCCGCCCCCTCCAGGGCGATGTGGCCATTCTCCAGCACATATCCCCGGTGGGCAATGCTTAAGGCCATATGGGCGTTCTGCTCCACCAAAAGCAAGGTCGTTCCCTGGCGGTTAATGTTTACCAGCGCCTCGAAGACTTGCTCTACCAACACCGGCGAAAGCCCCAGGGAGGGCTCGTCCAGGAGCAGCAGTTTGGGCCGGGCCATCAGGCCCCGGCCAATGGCCAACATCTGCGCCTCGCCTCCGGAAAGGCTCCAACCCAGTTGGCTATGCCGTTCTTTGAGCCGGGGGAAAAGCTCATATACCCGGTCCAGGTCGGCATCTAGGGGAGCATTCCCCTTGCGCCAGGAACAAGCCCCTAGCTCTAGGTTCTCGTATACGGTGAGGCCGGGAAAGATCCGCCGTCCCTCCGGCACC is part of the Clostridia bacterium genome and encodes:
- a CDS encoding ABC transporter ATP-binding protein — translated: MLELKNVSAFYGNIQALFGINLTVNQGEIVTLVGANGAGKSTTLKSITRLVKKTTGEIMFMGKDLSRLSTEEVVSQGIALVPEGRRIFPGLTVYENLELGACSWRKGNAPLDADLDRVYELFPRLKERHSQLGWSLSGGEAQMLAIGRGLMARPKLLLLDEPSLGLSPVLVEQVFEALVNINRQGTTLLLVEQNAHMALSIAHRGYVLENGHIALEGAASDLAAQEEVQRAYLGG